tatatatatatatatatatatatatatatatatatatatatatacttttcttAAACGTATACCTGAAAATTCAACCGTTCTTCAGCACCGAGGACGGTATTCAAAGACAATGTTTTCAATACACCTAaataacaattattaaaatttttgatgcaGTTACGAGACGCTTTAAACTATTTTCGAGATCGATCGTCGGGAAccgctagtaataaataaataaataaataaataaataaagagacgatGATAGAAATCGAAGAAACGAAAATTGtagagattttaattgttaaggCCACCGTTGTATGCGTAGTCAGCCTTATTATGCATCACAAGTCGACTCTCCACGAAATAAAAACTGTCGGAGCACGTTTCGAACGGAGCCGCTATCATTTCGTCGACTGAAACAATAGACAAACGAGATCCGAGTTAAgcacgtacatagatatatagacATATACACATGTGGACGATAGGATCGAACGAGTTACCTAGTTGGGGCGGCAGAGTCGGGAATTCGTATATGTGTTCGCAAGTGTTGCGGGAGTACGGTATGCAGAAGCCGAACTCAAAATCGAAAGTCTTCAGGAGCGTGTCTCTGAAGAAGTGTCGTTCGATCATTCGAAAGTGGCTAACGGGACGACCGCCCACGGTGAACTCGACCCTGAAACGTAAAAGCAAAGTAAATGGAaggtgagagagagagagagagagggtcTCGATGTGGAGAGGACGAGGATGAGGACGAGGACGACTCACGTGGCGCCGACCGTCTTCAGCTTGAGGAACTGTGGCGTGAATTGGTAGCGGACGAATCTGCCCGCGTTGGGGTCGGGAGGGTCTTCGGGGTCGGTTTGCGCCTGCGGCTGCGGTTGGTTGTGGTCATTGGGCGAGGCCC
This Arctopsyche grandis isolate Sample6627 chromosome 7, ASM5162203v2, whole genome shotgun sequence DNA region includes the following protein-coding sequences:
- the unc-119 gene encoding unc-119 lipid binding chaperone; this encodes MSTLGVGVGPSESVATVTVSGTGTGTGTGTGTGTGTGTRPSAEQSPSRSKPISPEDVLRLGRITDTYLCSPDANVYDIDFTRFKIRDLDTGTVLFEIAKPSTDTNTNSNSSSTLCGHGHLSSGQRASPNDHNQPQPQAQTDPEDPPDPNAGRFVRYQFTPQFLKLKTVGATVEFTVGGRPVSHFRMIERHFFRDTLLKTFDFEFGFCIPYSRNTCEHIYEFPTLPPQLVDEMIAAPFETCSDSFYFVESRLVMHNKADYAYNGGLNN